The Kogia breviceps isolate mKogBre1 chromosome 2, mKogBre1 haplotype 1, whole genome shotgun sequence genome segment ACCCACACCCTCATCTCTGTTTAGCTCCTATGGCAGAAGTCTCCCCCCAAATCCCTCAACCTCTTCCCAACTCCTAGAACCTACCAGCTCTCCAGCCAGCTCAGTACCTCAAAGATCTCCCGAGGGTCAGTGTAGAGACGCCAATCCTGTGGGTAGGAAGAGAAGAGCGTCGAACCAGACTTGGATGTGAGCCACAGTCAACTAATAACCAGACCCAGAGAAGCAAGTACAACCACTGCTACGGGTAACACTTGgctcttactgtgtgccagatactgttccaaaagcttttatttatttattttaaatttatttatttatttatttatttttggctacattgggtcttcgttgctgcacgcaggctttctctagttgcggcgagcaggggctactcttcgttgcaatgtgtgggcttctcattgcggtggcttctctttgttgcggagcatgagctctgggcacgcgggcttcagtagttgtggcacgtgggcttcagtagctgtggcacacgggctcagtagttgtggctcatgggctctagagcacaggctcagtaggtgtggcacacgggcttagttgctctgctgcacgtgagatcttcctggatcaggggtcaaacccatgtcccctgcattggcaggtggattcttaaccactgcaccaccagggaagtcctgttccaAAAGCTTTTACGTATTAACTTATTTAGTCTCCACATATCTGGTTTCATATTGCAGCCTCCATTAAAAGCAAGGGGAAAAACTATTCTTGAGGATGGTCCATACTCATAGGGAGCCCAGAACCTAAGGACAGACAAAGTCTGGAAGCAAATAATCAGAGCCCAGTAAGATAAGCTCTGACTCAGAGTGTCCCCTGTGGTGCCTGGAGGATTGGTGATGAGGGATGCTCCATTTCTGGCTTCACCATGCCAGGAACCTCCAAAGGGTGTGCTTATTCCAGAAGAGCTAGAAGGGAAGACAGTAACAAGGGAAGGCACAGGGAGGAcaagcaaaaagagaaatgaagagacGGCAGAAAGCTGGGAGATAAAAGACAAAGGGTGAAAGGAATATAAAGATGGGCCAGGAAAACAGAGCGAGAGAGAATAGATACTCACCATGGCACTCAGGAAGCCCCTCTCCAGGGCATTGAGAGTGGGTACAGCCACACCCCCAGCAGCTCCCCATTCATCACTGAagacttcctcctcctccccttcatcATAGAGGTACTTACTGGCCACCATCTGCAGAGGAACCAGAGGTGGTGTCAGCAGAGCTCACACCAGGCTCCCGGCTCACCAGAGAGATGAAGGGAAGAGAGCATCTTACCAtggagatcaggaacaagtcagaTGATGACACATGCTGTAGGTAGTCTGGGTTTCGATGCCGGAGCCGCTCAATGTACACCAGAGCTAGCATCATAGCACACGGGGAAATGCATGCCTCCCTGGGTGGCAAAAAGGATTAGTAATTAAACCCAAGGGTCTTTCAGCTCTTGTAACTCTTATGATGCTCATCCTTATATCTTTACAACTTCTCCTTAGAGATAACCGTTTCCCTCTCTAGGGCCGAAACActctcactctgtctctctcaaTTGCGGACTCACCGGGACACATGGGCTACATATTTCTTCTGGAGCCTGCGAATAGGACTGGGGGCTGCCTTCTGGAGCAGTTCCACAGCAATGTCTGCAGGGGGCAGAAGGAAAACAGAGTGAGCAAACAACTCCTCCAAGGTTGTCCCCACTGTTATCAGCAGAAGACCCAAAACTGTATTATCTGAGGCCTTGGGGGCAGAACCATAATAACAAAATAGACATCGAATTCTCCCACACGGAGACGAAAAGCCCATTCCAGGTTTGAATTTCAGCTCCTTCCAGCAAGAAGGCTTATTTCCCTGTCACCTGAAATTTTCTAGATTTGTTCTTTACTCTAATtcatttgaaaaggtacacatgCGTTGCTTTGGAAATATATGACATGTATCCTCGGAAAATTTAAAGTTTCTGGTATAGAAATCAAGAATAATATAGACTTGTAAAACAGCCATGTTTCCTCCTCATCTAGgctttaaaaatagtgaaatacAAACCTAGTGCTTACACCAATCAAATGCACTAGCTATGAAGAGACAGTGCAGTTCCCAGGGTACACCTAGAGTCATTTTGGTGACCACTGACAACCCCATTTTCAGGCTTCTCGTTAGCCCATTTGCACAACACTGTCTAACCTGCCACAGGGCTGGAGAGCTCCTCCAGGCTACAATCAGCTTCCCAGTCCCAGCCATAATAGAGTCTCCTTCGGATGCGGGCACTCAGCTTCTGGTGTCCTGGGAGGAACTGAACAGGGCAGGAGGGTGGTGGAGTGCGAAGGGCAGGGAAGGGTATGATGGACATCGTGGCTCCCGGCTGGAAGGGGGGTGCGGGGCGAAAGGCCTGCCTCACCGCTAGCGGGGCCCATGCCCCACCCAGCCCCGCATTCCCCGGACTGTTTGCCAACAGCAGTCTGTCCACAGGGGGTGGAATCCTCCTCGCTGAGGGCTCTGGAGGAGAAGTTCTCTGAGAAGGGCGCCGGCTGGCCACCCACTCCATAGTCCTGTACCCCGAGGCTCACCCCCGGGGCCCAAGCAGCCAGGGCCTCGAGTAGGCACGGTTAGAGCGACTACCGCCTGGTTCCCCGGCCGAGCCATCAGGCGAGCTCGCGGCCCCGCTCGGGCCCCGACGGGAGCGCCCGGAGTCCCGGCTCCAAGAgcggggaggcaggggagggggcgggccgcACGCTCACCGTGAAGTCCTGGAAGCCGGTAAGGGAGAATGTGCCTTCTTCGTCCAGCAGGAGCCCGGCCAGGTCCATCGCGCCGCCAGCCGCCGCCCTGCGAAGGTGGAAGGAAAGGGAACGAATTGTAAGGGGGCCGCGGAACCGCCCCTGAACGCCTGTCCACCTGCCCGCCGGCCTCCCTCAAGCGGGCCCCCACCCTCGCCGGTGCAGCACCCCCCGCCACTGGCCAGAAGAGGCAGGCGGGGCCGGGCAGGCGGGAGCCTCTTCCTGTTCCGCTCCGGGCGGGGCTCCGGGCTCCCAGTCCCGGTATCTGGGCTCCGGACTCGGGGCGTGAAGCTCAAGGGCCAGGGCGCCCACCTCACCCAGTAGAGAGGAGACCCGGCTTCGAGGCGCGTGCTGTGCCTTTGCCGCGCCGCGCGTCTGCCCTGCGTTTAGAGGCCGCGGGGGCGCTGCTGGCCAGTCAGCGCCCGACACTTCCTGCCGCCCGCTGGCCCGAGCCGCCGGCCCCGACCGCCGGGAAGGAGCCGGGCTATTTTTCCTAGTATCGCTGAGCACCATTGTGCCCCCGTCTGAGAAATCGGAACAATTCTTAGGGGACCATGGCGCACGGAGGATGAACGAGCCCGGCTGACCGACCTTTTCATACCgatgtaaataaaacaaagactcGGGACAGGGAGTTGCTtgcaattgtttttttaaagaggagataATACGCACACGCAGAATAATATACAGTAAAAGGCGTCAGTAAGAGTACACAAAAATTTAACAGTAGTGAATTGTGTACAAAAGGCAAGGGCACTTTGGGCTGTATGTCTTCCTATTGTACAGCTTGGAATTTTAGACCTAATTAAACACGTATGTCGTAGGGTTATTGCAGAGATTAAATGATCTCAAGGAAACACAAAACGCTTGTTACGTTCTAAGCCTCAAGAGATGGTGTTAACATGCCCCCCAAAGAGTAAACAGCACCTAAacagggttttatttttaaactcaccCCCAGACCCCAATCTCTTGCTTAAGCAAGGTATTGGAAGGAGTTTTCCATGCGTAAAGGCGGGAGAGTTTACAGAAAGATGGGAAGGAAACTACTTCCCTGAATAGCTGAAGCTGGTTTTGAGTCTGTCGAGTCACGCGCTGCTGTTTGTTTATTCGCTGAGGAGAGGGAACTGGGAGGACTAGTACCGTTGAGGGTTGCGTAAAGGGACGGTCGCCGCCCTACCAGGGCAGAAGCAGGTCTCTCGGGGTATACTGGGCATCTGAAGCCCACTCCCTGACCCTATTGGCCGCATCACATCAGAAATACCGGGCCAAGACCAGCCTCCCTAGCCGCCCTGACTACACAGGGAGAAGAAAATTGGCTGCGGTGGGTAAACGCGGAGATTTCCGTCCTTCCGTCCGAAAGTGGCAGACGCCGCTCGGCGCAGCCAAAACACGAATCTGCGTAGGAACAGGGTCACCGGCAACCACCTGCGCGCAGGCTCCGGCCGCCCCATCTCGGCGGTTAGGAAGTGTCACGTGACAGAATCGTCGCTCCACCATCACGTGACGCCCGTCCGCGGCCTCAGCGGCCCTCTCCGCTGCGTGCGCCCCCTTCCGCCTGACGCGCCCCCGGCGGCGGCCGCGCAGCCCTGGCTCCTCGCGGGCTcgggcggcggctgcggcggggCTATGGCGagtggcggtggcggtggcgcTGGTAACACCGGCGCAGGTGGGGGCTCGGGGCTGGGCCTGAGCCTCGGCCTGGGCCTGAGCCTAGGCATGGGTGAGGCCACCGGCGAGGCGGAGGAGGAGGCTGCCACGGCCGAGGCGGTGGGACGCCTGGCCACGGCTCTGTGGCTGCGGCTCCGCGGCTGGGAGGCGGTGCTGGCGGCAGTGCAGCGGCTGCTGGTGTGGGAGAAGCCGCTGCACAGCCTGGTCACGGCGGCCGCGCTCAACGGCCTCTTCTGGTAAGGGCCGCggaggaggggggcggggccgggctgcGCGGTAGAGCGGGGGCGGGAGAGTCCGGAGTACCATTCCTCTTTCTGGGGAAGATGCTTGTCCTGGGGGACTGACCCATCAGCTGGTTTTTAAAGGTCGTCGTCCGCCTGGGTTGCCCCATTCCTCTGTCTTCGGGTGTCGAGTTAAGCCTGGAGGTTCCCATTCCCCCATCAGTGGGCGCTTTTCCGCCTTTGCGATGGATGTGGGAGCCTCTCTCACCCACTCACCGCTGAGGTGCCTGTCTCTCCCTAAGGTTGCTGTCTTCCTCCTCCCTACGGCCCTTCTTCCTACTCAGCATCTCACTTTTGGCCTATTTTCTGTTGGATCTCTGGCAGCCTCGCTTCCTCCCTGACATCTCAGGTGAGTGTTATACTTAATTCATTCAGCAAGCCCCGTTGAGCACTTGTTTTGTGCCTCACTCACCTGGCTGGGTTGAATGGTGAGGGGAGCGTACAGCAGGCCACCTGCCTCTCAAAGCACGACTGCTTCCCCAGATGGGAAATATAATTTCCCCTTTTTCAAGATTAATGTTATTGTGTGTAGTAGTTAAGACTGCGGACTCTGCAGCCAGATGGCCTGGGTTCCATTGCCTGCTCTCCCATTTACCCTgtatgtgaccttggaaaagtcactGGATCTCCGATTTGCGTTTGCCTgttttcctcaactataaaacagGGACTGTAAAACTTATTTCATGAGGTGGAGAATAAAGGAGTGAATACACTTTATGTGCCTGTGGTAGGGCTTCACATATGATAGGAACTAAAGGAGCATTAGCTCTTCCTGTGTTTTTTGTTGTCCACATATTCACTTAATTGACATGTTGGAGTAACTAGGtgccaggctgtgtgtgagtTGATTGGGGTGTAAACGTGAATAAGATGTCGTTCCCATTGTGGAAGAAGGTAAAGTCT includes the following:
- the CNPPD1 gene encoding protein CNPPD1 isoform X2; translated protein: MVLSDTRKNSPAPSRRSGPAARASGRQEVSGADWPAAPPRPLNAGQTRGAAKAQHAPRSRVSSLLGEGGGWRRDGPGRAPAGRRRHILPYRLPGLHDIAVELLQKAAPSPIRRLQKKYVAHVSREACISPCAMMLALVYIERLRHRNPDYLQHVSSSDLFLISMMVASKYLYDEGEEEEVFSDEWGAAGGVAVPTLNALERGFLSAMDWRLYTDPREIFEVLSWLESCVAEQQGRRRGWYTYTDLCVLLEQPAWQLALGSLCQRLAKLSCLLAMAYVSSVALAVASMAVIHQSLGLSCSPPPGPPDLGLASRCLLEPCIPASVPRCLPSPANVSSCLEVDVGLRALWGRLLASLTPPPLPPPAPPAPPTLVHNCPLCQKLQKESPTCHTCHHANHTVPTGPPSPRYHSHGLAPQWPWSPMPPLLPQPQQCSLFGIMELARLKSFIFPG